In the genome of Panthera uncia isolate 11264 chromosome X, Puncia_PCG_1.0, whole genome shotgun sequence, the window TCCTCCTGAAAGACTGCAGCACTTCAGTGAGCTGATGATCATGCAACACATAAGGGGCTATATCAACACAACTCTTAGAGACCTTAGTGTTGTTGTTTGTGGTTTTGcggggtgttttgttttcttttgttttttgctcttcAGGTGAGTAAAATCAATTcgatttcaaaaatattcattaagttCCTCCCATGTGTCAGAAACTGAGCCAAGTACTggagttaaagaaataaaatgcaagttcTGTCTCCAGAGGGCTCACACTATAATCTGACCATATTGCCTTATTACTCtcatttactgaattattttccaccctccagaaaaaaaaaagataaccaataTGGCCATATTTTCACGGGTGCTACTTCCCAAGTGAggccttatttaaaaataataatagctaatgtgTATATAGCACAAAGATCCTTTGAGATAAACACTAGAATTGTCCCAATTTTACAATCAAGGAACTAAGGCATAAACAAGTTAAGCAAATTACTGATGTTACACAGTGAATCAGTGATGGATCCAGGATTCAAACTTTGGTCCAGAACTCATGCTGTTAACCACCACTCTACACTGCCTGGTGTGGATAATATAAATTTCTGTCTGTAAGTACCACCCATTCCATTACGTATATTTTGAGCTTCTGGGAGCTTTCTGAAAAGCTCAGAAAACAAGGAAGATGTTCCAAGAGTCCCTTAATTTTAGCATTAAAGATAGGATGAATCCTCCCGTGAAGCATGCTTTTGCATGGTAGATAAAGAAGAACTTCTTTGGgaaatctgcattaaaaaaaaaagtcttgaagtGTGCCccaaatatttctgaaagatCAAAAACCAGTAACTATATGTGTATCTCCACATATGTCTAATTAATTTAGGAAGATTTTGGCCTGCACGACTGAACTAAAACACTGAATTATTCAACTAAAAGATATATGTGGTTGATCTGGTGAGATTTACTCCAATCACATAAGCACAAAAATGTGTTCTTTGTTTTCCAGCTATTCATACTGGCATTTGTTCTGAGATCATCAGGACTATAAGATGGTGAGGATTGTAAATTAAAAGAAGGCTTCATGATTAAACATGTTGTCATTCTAGTGTGAAGATTTAATGCCCCTTGAAAAAGGCTGTGCCTTGAAAATCCTTTCCTTGTAATGCTATTAGGAAATTATGGTTGTCGTGTCACCATTGCACAAAGACAAGATCACCTGACTTCGGCCTCAGCCTCATAACTCTACTCCAAGAAgacttttccttttcagattcattctgttttctgatcCTAATTCTGGGAGCACACAGAACAAAAATGAGTCTTCTAATTCTCATTGGAGGTAGTGAAGAGCCTCCTCATAGGATCACTGTAATAAGTAAGCAGCTGTAGTTAGAAGCTTAGCAGCACCTCAATATTTTTTCAGTCTGTCTGCCCTTGGTCCCGATTTCTATTCAGAGCTCCCTTATCCTGTATTAGGATATACTGAGGATCCTGTTACAAAGTCTTACTCTACTTCCTGAATTACTTGTCCATAAAGGTCTCATACCTTCTGAGTTCTGGAGTCTGTTctagaaagagaatctgaagcgatTACCTACATCGTGAGTCTGGATGGACTTTCTTGCTGACCAGCTCCTAAGACAAACCTTCCTATCCATGGCCTGTACTCATCAAGGTGTGACACCTGCCTCATGAGTCTGAAACTAGATTCTCCTACAAATGCCCCAAATTCTGATTTGTGACTAGAACATGATGGGAATCTTacaatcaaaaaaaataaataaataaagattttgacCTTAATAATGAGCTGGTATGTGATAGCACTCATACTTGATAGAATTAGaccaaataaagcaaataaaaatttgagtggacaaaaaagtgtaaaaacacttttttttttcagattctagtATAATAACccactttctctttttgctaTAACATCTTCCCTGCAAGCAAAGAGCAAATTGTAgggctaaaaaaaaatacaagatctTAAAGTTCATTTCTGAGCAACAAGCCATTAGTAAGATTGAATACTATGAAATGAAATACTGCTTCTCACCATGGGCTTTTTACCTTATTTCCTTCAGCCACTTCAATGTAGGCTCTAGTCAAATCGGTGTCATGGCATTGGGTAAGACAGAAGAGCCAAACAACTGGCCtcgattcattcaacaaatctgtACTGAACCCATATATTGTGGGTTTGCACTAGGCACTGTGTGAGGTAGTAAAAATAAGGCAGTACACGGGATAGTCAGGGCTTCTTCCCTCAAAAGCTTAAATTTTAGTAAGGGGgcataaattaaataattacacaatatataaatacaaactaTAATAAGAGCTACGCAGAAAAAGTTTGGAGTGTTGTGAACAACTTCAACAAAAAGATATGATTTGGTTTTAGTGAGGTTAGGGAAGGCTTTTCTAATGAAATTTCTTTTAGGCTGAGATATTAAGGATGACTATGACTTCACCAgtcaaagagggtaggaagaatATTTCCAGCAGAGAGAACACAATGTGCAAAACTCTGAGGTGTGAATGAGCTTGCAGTGCTTCATAAAGACAGTATGGCTGGAACATGGTGAGCACAAGAAGACACAGTGTAGGATAAGGTTAGGGTCAGATCATTCAGAGTCTTGTAGGTCATGGTAAATAGGTTAGATTTTATTCCAAGTCTAATTAGAAACCCTAGAGTGATTTTAAGCATGGGAAAGATATGGTGATAATTATGCATGTTTGTAAAAGGTCTCCCTGGCTGTTGAATGGAGAACAGGCTATagagaggaaagaatagaagTAGGGAGATCTGTTAAATGATGGTGGCTCtaactaaataaatgttggctgTGGATATTTAGAATTATAGGTGGATTTGAAACATATTTAGGAGGAGGAGCCAATAGGGCTCAGTGATTGGATGTGTAGggtgaggaagaaatgagaatGAACTGGGCACAATTTTATGTCATGGATATGAACCatctaaaaacaaatttcaggCTAATATCTATAGCAGGGGAAAAACAATTAGCAATTTTATGATTCAAGTCTAATTACATTTGAGCAGTGAATTGGCACATTTTCTTTAAGGAGGAGGTTCAAAGCAAGTTTCAGGTGCTCATTGTATAGATGGGGGAATTAAGACTTACAATGAAATGCGCTACTTTGCAAATTAATCTTGTGATGTGTCTGAGTGTTTTATCTCCCAAATTAGAATATAAGCTTCCACAGTATCCCTTCTTTCTCAAACATCTTTTCCTAATATCACCTGATATAGGACTGAGGACACAGAAGAACCCCAATAAATGTTcctcaaattaaaatgaattgaatttcttctttctcagcagATAGAAGAAAATGGCTATTTTGGGTACTGAAAATGGCAGTGAAGTGACAGAATTCATCCTGGTGGGTTTCTCCAACTATCCAAATTCCCAGGTTGCTTTTATTGCACCATGGCAGCAGTTTACCTGATCACATTGGTGGGTAACAGTCTAATCCCTGTCATGGTTAGAGTTGATGACCAGCTTCTCACCCCtatgtattttttcctaagtAACCTGTCCTTCCTCGATATCTGTTACTCTAGCAATTCAGtaccttttttgttgttcaaTGGTTTAAAAGATGACCCTACCATTTTTTATACTAGCTGTTATGGTCAGATGACAATCACTATTTTTCTGGGGATGACAGAGTGTCTCCTCCTTGCTATCACGGTTTGTGATAGATTTATTGCAATATCTAATCCTCTGTGTTACACCATCATTATGAACAACCAGGTCTGCATACAGTTGGCCATGGTGACTTGGGCCAGTGCCTTCCTTTTAGCAATAATACTGATCATTGCAATTCCTGCCCATTTTTGTGGATGCAATGGCATCAATCAATTTACCTGTGAGGTCCAGGCCCTATTGAAGCTCACCGGCTCAAACACCCCAGTCAGACTTATTCTGGGTCTGGTCATAGGCATATTCACACTGCCCCTACCTTTTATCTTCATTCTCATCTCCTATACTCGCATTGTGGTTGTCATGCTAAGGATCCACTCTGCAGAGGGCAGGCTCAAAGTTTTTTCCACCTATAGGTCCCACCTGACTGTGGTCACCATATTTTATGGAACAGCCATCTACATGTACCTGAAACCTCAATCAAGGGAGTCCCAGGACCAGGGTAAAGTCATCTCTGCATTTTATGGTGTTGTAACTTCTATGTTGAACCCCCTCATTTACACCTTGAGaaacaaagatgtgaaagatgtcctaagaaaaattatttgaaagaaagaatcctAGAAAGGACATGAATATCCCATGGAGGTTCATCTAAATGACAGCTTGACACTgacttataaaaataacaaggtataaatagtaaaatattttcataagacTATTAGTTTCAAATGCATTTCTTCTATTTCCAACAAGCATGTGATAAAGAATATCCTCCCACTGAAAAAGATATGTTAAGCATTTACAATGCCATTCATTGACATAATAAACTATACAGGACAATCTTATGGGagcatttataaaacaaaataataattagtaCATTTGAATCCTATGTAGTTATGTCATTTTACTGAACgagaaatatttcaatattctaAGATTCTCTTTGGTAGATGGTAAAGAGCAAAGTTGCAAAATGGACattttttctcttgatgctttttCTATGAGGTATATCATTACCCAAGCTTCAGAGAGAGATGAATGTGAGTGTGCAGAGAGGAAAATTACTCAACTGCTACATAAGACTTCCACATAGAAGGCCTTCTGATGAAGCAAAAAGCCCTTCAAGACTGTGTAGGTACCGAGGGCCAGAAATGATGACCCTATGGAACTGACAATTACATGTCTGGATAAGTAGATCAGGACCCATTTTCTCTGTCAACGTACCATAGTCATGAATAATCGCATGCTGCTTCCAAAGTTGACCTCACAGAGCAAATCTAATCCCTTTAAAACTCcttaacaaacaagaaaatgtgtACTGTATTTTTGGATTATAAAAATtctaatgttcattatttttaaatacatgaggcaggtagagaaaaaaataaaaaagcacctGTAATCCCAACACTCAATGAGGCTTACATTGGTTCTAGAATCCAGCAGACATGTGTTTAAGACTGAGACTTATGGCCGTGTGGGATTTCTTTACTTTCCATCTCTcagtttcaattttctcatctgtaaaatggggattataagaGTACCTACCCCCCAAAGCTGgtttgagaatgaaatgagatgatgcatgttAATCTTCTATCATATGTTCGGCATGTGGTGGACACTGAATACATGtcagccaaaaaagaaaaacactgtcaATTCACTCTCTAACATCTATACCCATTATATGAGggttcattcatttatgtctGTACCAATAATgactgtatctttttaaaataatttatgagaatatgatacactgaaaaaaataggTTCTGTTGTCTTAATGTGAATTTATCCTATTAGAGATGAGGTTGAATATGTTTCCCATGTTCATTGGTCAATTGTATTTCAAGAGTCAGGGTCTTTGTCATTGGGTCAAAATGACAATGAATCAATCCaattttggaaacagaaaatgcTGCGGTGGGCTACTTGTGACTAATAAAAAGCCCccaaatttatttcaacattgaTTCACTTCACCACTGTTTCCAGATAAATCCTGACAGGCAGATCCCAGTTTGATCCATTCTATTTCACTCTGTAAGTAAGAGATTAATACCTAATTGGTCAACAACACAAGCCGACAGAAGACTattgtaaatgaaaatgaaaataataaaagtgtggGAATGCCAACAGAGAACTTTTTAGAAAGGGAATCTACGGTGTTATGCAAACTTTGTTGTAACATTGCCAATTTAACCTTGAACAAAttcttttgtaagttttatttctgGCGTTTCTAATACTCTTCATTTAACCTAAAGCACTCCTGAAACAAAACGGAAGGTACTAATAACTAACTAACAAGACATGGTGAACAGATAAAGTCAAACACTAGAGGGGGGAAACAAACATGAttcctcaaaaggaaaaaaaaaaaggagtgaaacTGCAAAACTAATACTTATTGGAGTTTGATCATTTTCATTAGGGACTAGAAGAGGTAGAGAAGAACAAGCAATGAGATGTGACTTTTGCTGACAGAAAGAAATTtattggggagaggcagggacgTTTTTAGCTGCAAGAGAAAATTAGACAGGTGAACTAATGTCTTCCCTTTTGATTACCTCAGGAAGAAGTTAGACAGGGTCCTCTCTGGAGAGAGAAATATGTTACATCTGGAAGTGGAGAACAAGCCACAGGAAAATTTCTGACACGAAATCAAGACTGGATGAATAGAAAGTGTAAGTAAGAGTTTATAAGAACAACTGATCAGAGATATGTGCATAAGTTGCCTTTCTGTTAAAAGTGTATTGGGAAAGTTGTCTTCAAAATGAACAAGTTTGACTTATAATAAACAAAGCAATACTTTGGAAGTACCTATGCCTTGGGAGGTGTTTAAATTTCTTATCTCTGCCAAACAGCACTTATGACTTGCAGCTGATAATGGGCAACTCTGCCTCCCCGCACACCATCTTCTCATAACGTGTGCCAAAATCACCAGGCGACGTCTTAGAAGGTTGAACTGAccccttcaaaatcaacataaCTGAGAAAAGAGCTTTGCGCTATGTCCTGGcagcaggagagaaaaaagaaagagaaagaaagaaagaaagaaagaaagaaagaaagaaagaaagaaaaagacttgaGAGCCCACCTGGAAGtgttcaaaagaaagaaatttataatttttaaaaagctaagaaaCTATCATTGGCTTTTGAGTGAGTCTGTCAACACACCGATACTaataagaaagtgaaattaattgTCTGTTGCATGCTCCTTGAGTTTCAACAAGTCATGAAAGCAGAACTATTAAAGCTACTCTTTTCATCATATGGAAACGAGCACACAGAAAACGGCTCACTTATTCCtgcaatatttttgttgttttggttaaaACAGTCACCcgataggggcagctgggtggctcattcggtcaagcgtccaacttccgctaagttcatgatttcatggtttgtgggttcgagccccacatcgggctgtgggctgacagctcagagcctggagcctgcttcagattctgtgtctccctctctctctgcccctcccccgctcgcactctggctgtcactctctctcaaaaataaataaacattaaaaaaataaaaaaataaaacagtcactAAAGTTTTTTTCACTAACATGTTTGAGTCAATGGCCCTGTATACTAGTATTTGCCatcccacatacacacaaagacatgcacacacagactTTATTGTTAGAAAGACCTCGTCTGAATTGAGACTTTTGAGATTTAAAAGACCacttcttgggggcgcctggctggtgcagcaggtagagcatgtgactcttgacttcagggctgtgagttcaagttccatgttgggcatggagcctacttaaaattaaaaataaaataaaataccattttttagcTGTGcatccttgggcaagttactttaacCTTCCTCATACCCCCATCCTCATCTATGCAGTTGATAACAATAGTAATattcattataataataataagtctCTACTTCATAGGGTTGCTATGAGGATCAAATAAGATCAACAATGTAGAACACCTAGCACAGTATTGTCAAATAGGAAGccaatgaaatattaattatttttactatccttatcatattaaatattatataactcTGGCACCAGAGATCCTGTATGTTGAAATGCCTAGTTTATTCTGTGTGCACCAAGGTTATCACACTTCACCTGGCTGAATCCCATACCTGAAATTATGGAAAGCATACACAGGCCTGTATGTGTGTCTGGCTGTAAGTGTTGGAGGTTAACACTTTGCCTCTTTTTATTCCTCGCTTTACTCATTCAAAGCAAAACTTATTGAGTACCTTCTATGTGTTATGTAATTTGCTAGCACTTGGAATCCCCAGTAAAAAAGACAAAGTTCCTGACCTTAGGTGCTAAACATTTTGATAGAGAAACAGATATTAAATAGATgatcacatatataaataaacgACTTTAAAAAGCATGATAAGTACtttgaaggaaacaaacaggaaGCTAGAGTGAAATGTGAGATGTATTTTGGATCAGATTGTAAGATAAGATCTCTCAGAAGAAGTAATATTTCAACTGAAACTGAAGATCCATTAAATGCTTAAAGTTCACACTTTGAGGAGTTGAGGAAAGGGAGTGCACTAgaataagggaaaaaatacaaagtctCTGAAGAAAGAACTGAGCATGTTAAAGGAACAGAAAGCAGACAAGTTTAGCTAGAGCTAAGTGAGCAAGGGAATGGGTAGGTGGTATAACATTCactcctcccccccttccttccttccttccttccttccttccttccttccttccgtccttcctttcttccttccttccttcaacaacaacaagtaaacataaatatgcaaatgaatgtttaataaagacacacagagaaagataaagagacaTAGAGAGAACCTACTGTgtgtaccaggcattgttctgGGCTTTTGGGACACATCAATGAGTAAAAAATGTCTCCACATTCATAAGGCTTATGTTATGGTGCAGGAAcctaaaccataaaaataaatcatacagtatgttgttaaaatataaaagcatggCAACAgatagggaaagataggataGGCACTTCTTAAATAGAGTGATCAGAAAAGTCCTACCTGAGAATTTGGAACTTGAACAACGAGGGGGGAAGTGTGTGAATATGTAGGAAAATAATATTCCCGGCAAAGGCGCTAAAGTAGAAGAACACATAACGTATTTGAAGAACACCAAGGAAGCCAGGTGGCTGCATGGGAGTGAGCCAAAAGGAGGAAAGCAGCAGATGAGCTCAGAGAGGAACAAGGGATCAAACTGCATAGGTACTTCTTGATCATTGTAAGGacttcagcatttttaaaaagctttattgagatataattcacatgccataattTCACCATTTTAAATAGAACAATTCAATGCCATTTAGTACCTTGACTAAgatgtgcaatcatcaccactaattccagaatattttcatcatccctaGAAAGAAACCCTGTACACATTAGCTGTTACTCcccattttcccttttcctcagcCTCCAGTAACCACAAATGTACTTTCCATCTCTATGAATTTCCTTATTCAAGACATTTTATGTAAaggaaatcatacaatatgtgggtTGTTCaccttagcataatgttttcaagatttatttatgttgattaatgttttgtggctgaataatattctagtaTATGGATATACCAAATTCATCCAGTGCTTCTCcttatattttcagaaataataagCTTCAGGATGTAATACACATGTATCTGCAAAACTAGAGATATGTGGGAACCCATACCACAGGAATGTATGAAGTTGCTAATTACTCCATATCTTAGCCAATGCAACAAAATATTCACTTAGTTTATTATAGCCACCTAGTGGACTAAAATAGGTAAcccactgtaattttttttttttaatttttttttcaacgtttttaatttatttttgggacagagagagacagagcatgaacgggggaggggcagagagagagggagacacagaatcggaaacaggctccaggctctgagccatcagcccagagcctgacgcggggctcgaactcacggaccgcgagatcgtgacctggctgaagtcggacgcttaaccgactgcgccacccaggcgccccccactgtaatttttttaatgtttattgattttgaaagagagagagtgtgtgtgagcaggggaggggcagagacagagttccaagcaggctccgtgttgccagcatggagcctgatgtgaggctccatctcatgaattgtgagatcatgacctgagttgaaatcaagaatccgtagcttaacagactgagccacccaggcgcccctcattgtgattttgattggcattttc includes:
- the LOC125931399 gene encoding olfactory receptor 13H1-like produces the protein MAAVYLITLVGNSLIPVMVRVDDQLLTPMYFFLSNLSFLDICYSSNSVPFLLFNGLKDDPTIFYTSCYGQMTITIFLGMTECLLLAITVCDRFIAISNPLCYTIIMNNQVCIQLAMVTWASAFLLAIILIIAIPAHFCGCNGINQFTCEVQALLKLTGSNTPVRLILGLVIGIFTLPLPFIFILISYTRIVVVMLRIHSAEGRLKVFSTYRSHLTVVTIFYGTAIYMYLKPQSRESQDQGKVISAFYGVVTSMLNPLIYTLRNKDVKDVLRKII